The following nucleotide sequence is from Cryptomeria japonica unplaced genomic scaffold, Sugi_1.0 HiC_scaffold_899, whole genome shotgun sequence.
GATTTGCACATAGACTAATTATTAATAATACAGAATATAAATATACTCCAAGACACAATCTTATAACCAAAGCTTGAATCGtattattgattttattgattgccAAAAGTAATGGGCAGAGTTGTATTTCTTTGGTTTCTATCatttgtatatgtatttgtattgaTTGCCAAAAGTAATGGGCAGATTTGTATTTGTTTGGTTTCTATCATTTGTATATATGTACTATTAGTATTCCAAAGATGAGGCACATGGATTAAGCCTCAAAATGAAGTCTCATTAGAAGTGAAGTAAAAGAGTTGGAGGGATGATGTGTAAGTGGCAGTTGGGTACCAACTGCTGGGTATGACATCCATTGCAGTCACTGTTTTTGCGGTTGAGAGTGATGTTAAAGACAAAGAGAATGGCGCCTTGAGTGGACCAACTCCAGTTAAGGACCATATTGCTCCCCATGACTGCTGCATTTCCGTCCAAGTGCTTGATCCAGCCTGAATTTCATTACAAATGTACAAATCCAATTTCAAATTATAATACAATCAAAGCAATATTGCTAACACCATGAAATACACTCAAGGTTATGTCAAACACAACAGATacaaaatgagatgaaaagtgaaccTGTTTTAGTTTGACGCTTGCCACATCTCCATCACCCCCTTCGTACATAATGAGTACGGAGAAATAATACTCACTGGATCCCTCGTTTACCCTGAAAGCCAAGTTCCACCCTGGATACATGCATTTTGTCCTGTAATAATACATTTTCCTCTTGTTAACAAGAATGTATATGCTTGGATAGAAAAGAAAAGTATTGATTATAGATCTAGGAAATAAGTTTGAATTGACAACGTAAAATCAATCATGCCAGGTTGAAATCTTTTTGTAAagaattgttatttatttttaaagattttatATCAAATTTAAAGAATCAATTAGTTTTTCATATTAGATCATGAATAATAGGTTGAAATTTCTTCAATTAAGAATAGTTTAGTTCTTCATAGTCATAGGTTGAAATCTCTTTTTCTAAGAGTCTTTTAGTTTTTCATAATAGATCATGAGTCATAGGTTGAAATCTCTTCTACTAAAAATTGTTTCATTATTCATATTAAAACATGATAGGTTGAAATCTCTTCGACTAAAagactaattttttaaaaaatgaataaaacaaaAAATCCCTGCCCTTTACAAAAGTCCTTGTACTACCTTTCGTAAAGCACTTTGATCTTTCCCTTATTACGAAGGGCGTCAGCCTGGCCGGGCACGGCCATACGACCAAAGGCTGATCCGCTGAGATCAAACCACACTTGATCTGTGGAGCACCCTGGGCATTCATCCGTTATTATCAATGGCACTGCCTCTCCCGAGCATATGTCCTCGCTACATTTTACCTGCATTATTTATACTAAGTTACAGATTATGAAATCAAAAGAGCATGTCTGAATTAcgagagagagagatcatgtgtGAACAGACCTTGTAGCatgatccacaaccttttccattTTTCCACACGGGGAGATTTCCTGCGCTCACTTTCGTTTTATATGGTACCTTATCCACAAGATCACCAAATCCACATGCACCACCTACATAGCACATTGGCTCAAAATAATGTAACATATGTTTGACATAGCACCATCTACTAACTAATCATACAATGCATTTACTTGGATATCATGACTCGAAACTATATACAGTTAGTAGTATAGGCAACTAcacttatattaattaaaattacagttttataattttataaatacgGGGAGAGGCGTAATAACATCATAAGCTCGTGTTCCATATTAGAGCGCAAAAGAACTCTGAATGATATAAAATCCTCCAAGCAAGAAAAAAGAACGTAAATCATAATTTGTTTGGAGCTTTTCTAGATAGTTGATTGTTGAAATATTTGACGGAACTGTAAAGCTTCCTAATTTTACCCAGATTATAATAGTAAGAAATTAGAATAGAGTACCTGTGCTTCCATCTCCTTCTGGAGGGCCATACCAGGTAGCCGTAGCAGGTTGCCATCCTTGTTCATCCTTGCTGCCGGCCAAACTTACTGTTGTATATATTACTAAAATGGTTAGTCCTAACAACAAAACCCGTCTTGTAATCATTTTGCAGTAAGGAAATTGAGTACATAGTATCTATCAGATGGGAAGatggtgttatatatatatatatatttgttctcGTTTATTGGGTGGGCTAAACTTAGAGTTGGAGATTTATTTTTGGGTGACTAACTAAATTGGTCATGTTTAAATCTGAGAGAAAGAAGATCATCTCCTGATTCTTTTCCA
It contains:
- the LOC131872941 gene encoding expansin-B3-like, with protein sequence MITRRVLLLGLTILVIYTTVSLAGSKDEQGWQPATATWYGPPEGDGSTGGACGFGDLVDKVPYKTKVSAGNLPVWKNGKGCGSCYKVKCSEDICSGEAVPLIITDECPGCSTDQVWFDLSGSAFGRMAVPGQADALRNKGKIKVLYERTKCMYPGWNLAFRVNEGSSEYYFSVLIMYEGGDGDVASVKLKQAGSSTWTEMQQSWGAIWSLTGVGPLKAPFSLSLTSLSTAKTVTAMDVIPSSWYPTATYTSSLQLFYFTSNETSF